A portion of the Flavobacteriales bacterium genome contains these proteins:
- a CDS encoding ABC transporter substrate-binding protein, with product MNLYTKVSVLFVLSGLMLLQACVSPGKQEELGGAERPQDVISMNFKESYRSLYPLMATDNVSYVVLANMMEGLITYNDATQALLPSLAESWNVIDNGIRYIFHIRKGVYFHDDACFPDGKGREVTASDFEFCLTQLCKPGDNNDAFWIINDKILGSKEYYMSKEAGDGKVNSVSGIRVIDKYTLEVTLTQPYSVFLSILTTQYTFVYPHEAVTKYGPDHIDEHPVGTGPFMIKEVKPAEYVVMIGNPNYWRKDNEGNRLPKLDALALSFDPGMNELEELEKGRLSIIFHSNQDQVNQLMSKTEKKRFKALNNLQLSMSFLGLQHKDPVLKDVRVRRAIAMAIDRDELNKLLPEGSMVADKGVVPHGFEKFPYDKVTGYAFDPDSARQLLKEAGYPDGKGLPVFQMAFERLFARFGESLHKMLENVGIRTELVLVPFQDMIKKAYGGYVPMFRIGWVADYPDPETFLNLFYGANVPLNPSVSTDVNPCRYVNPLFDMLLDEAYRETDITRRSLLYARADSLLMEDVAAIPLYYGSYISLMRSDIKNFHGLNTKFDFSEAYIAREE from the coding sequence ATGAATTTGTACACCAAGGTTTCTGTTTTGTTTGTTTTAAGCGGTTTGATGCTTTTGCAGGCATGTGTGTCGCCCGGTAAGCAGGAAGAGTTGGGGGGTGCGGAACGGCCACAGGATGTGATCAGCATGAATTTCAAGGAGAGCTATAGAAGCTTGTATCCGTTGATGGCCACGGACAATGTGTCCTATGTTGTATTGGCCAATATGATGGAAGGCTTGATTACCTATAATGATGCCACACAGGCCTTGTTGCCTTCCCTGGCTGAAAGCTGGAATGTGATCGACAATGGTATTCGTTACATATTTCACATCCGTAAGGGTGTCTATTTTCATGATGACGCCTGTTTCCCGGACGGAAAAGGCAGGGAAGTGACAGCCTCGGATTTTGAATTCTGCCTCACTCAGTTGTGCAAGCCCGGAGATAACAATGATGCATTCTGGATTATCAATGATAAGATTCTGGGAAGCAAAGAGTACTACATGTCGAAAGAGGCGGGTGATGGTAAAGTAAACAGTGTCTCAGGAATCCGCGTCATTGATAAATACACACTGGAGGTGACCTTAACCCAACCTTACAGTGTGTTTCTTAGTATTCTGACCACCCAATATACTTTTGTTTATCCGCATGAAGCGGTTACCAAATACGGACCGGATCATATCGATGAACATCCCGTGGGAACCGGACCATTTATGATCAAGGAGGTAAAGCCGGCCGAATATGTGGTGATGATCGGAAATCCGAACTATTGGCGAAAGGATAATGAGGGCAACCGCCTACCTAAGCTGGACGCCCTTGCTCTGTCATTTGATCCCGGTATGAATGAGTTGGAAGAATTGGAAAAAGGCAGGCTGTCCATCATCTTTCACTCAAATCAGGACCAGGTGAATCAGTTGATGTCCAAAACCGAAAAAAAACGTTTCAAGGCATTAAACAATTTACAGTTATCCATGTCTTTTCTCGGGCTTCAACACAAAGATCCGGTTCTCAAGGACGTAAGGGTAAGGAGAGCCATAGCCATGGCTATCGACAGGGATGAGCTTAACAAGTTGTTGCCAGAGGGCAGCATGGTTGCAGATAAAGGAGTGGTTCCGCATGGCTTCGAAAAGTTTCCCTATGATAAGGTGACGGGATACGCGTTTGATCCTGACAGTGCCAGGCAGTTGCTGAAAGAAGCAGGTTATCCGGATGGTAAGGGTTTACCTGTGTTTCAGATGGCCTTTGAGCGACTGTTTGCACGTTTCGGGGAATCCCTGCATAAAATGCTCGAGAATGTTGGTATCCGGACGGAACTGGTGCTGGTCCCGTTTCAGGACATGATTAAAAAAGCATACGGCGGTTATGTGCCCATGTTCAGAATAGGGTGGGTGGCGGATTACCCCGATCCGGAGACATTCCTGAATTTGTTCTATGGCGCCAATGTTCCTTTGAATCCTTCTGTGAGTACCGATGTGAATCCGTGCAGATATGTAAACCCATTGTTTGATATGTTGCTGGATGAGGCCTACCGGGAAACGGACATTACCAGGAGGTCCCTTCTGTATGCCAGAGCGGATAGCCTGTTAATGGAGGATGTGGCCGCCATTCCGTTGTACTATGGATCATATATATCCCTGATGCGATCCGATATCAAAAACTTTCATGGGCTTAATACGAAATTCGATTTCAGCGAAGCATACATTGCACGTGAAGAATGA